CTATCAACCTGGCAGGCCACACTCAAATATTGATCTATTCAACTTGCCATGGACAAATCAGTTGGATCTCACAATCTGACTATCCATACACTTAACCAATCTGCAAAATATAACACTGATCTGCCCAAAAGCCAACTGGTTGAATATCTCAACAATGAGCTGTTGTCCATTCAACTTAAATTAGAGTTTTCTGGTGCTCGTTTCCCTATAAGCTTATTTTCAGTTGTGTCACAGTTGTCATTTCTGTATCCCACTGGCTGAGAAACACGTATACATTAATAATGCTAAGAAATGTCCTAAAATGCCACTAGTGTTTCCACAAAACTCATAGTTACACACAAGTAAATAAATTCACTACAAAATTCTTGTAAAGCTATTTTGGCTGTCTGTTCAGTATTCTGAGGTTCAGGCAGGAAATTATACAGGTTTTTGTCCTCCTCTGAGTATCCCCtgttcagaagaaaaaaaactacttcatttcattttaaattgTGATTGGATAACAAATGGATCAGTATCTTCTGATCTAGAAGTTCCTTAATGCtccatcttttaaaaaaaatgcatgggtCTATCTAGTTTCTAAAGGCATTTCTAAGCATTTTAGACACCGGTAGCTCCTCCATGTTCTCTCCTGAAGAAGAAGCTTCAGCTGGCATGTTCGCTACCACTGTCCGTTTACATAAATACTGAAGGGAAACCACTTTGCAATTCAGCGGCTGCGTAAGCATGAGAGGAACAGGTTGGTCGTTCCCTTCAATGTAGCACAGGTTGGAGTCAGATTCTCCTGCAGCTGTAAGACGCATATAATGCTCCACCAATTTGACCACACAAGGAAATGTGTGAGGACTCTCTGCCCCGGCCACTGTCTCAAGATAGAAGGAAGGACCCTCAAGCTTAATGCGTAGGTTTGTGATACCGGCAGATGTGCGAAGGCTGAGGGTAAAAAGATGGTGATGATCTGAAGAGTCACGAATAAGGAAGGAACCGACAGGCTGGTCAGATAGAAGCTTTTTAGCTTCTGTGCCGGACAAGGTACTCCAGTAGTAGCCGCTAGCTTCCAATCTTTCAAGAGCAGTCTCGACCCTTTCATAGTCCCCACAGAACGACTTATAGTGGTAAGACAGCTGGGCAGCCTGTCGATTCATGGCTGCAAAGATGGATGATGGACAAGGGCAGCGATGAAAGCAACTCCAGCGAAGTGTGACCATCGTCAGGCTAATCGACCTTGGCCACTGTGTCCTGTGAGAAGGATGAGCCAGACAGGTTGTCATAACATGATACTCATGGCTCACCTCTATCCATCTTCCTAACTCACCtagaaaaaataaagataaaaatgaacCACAACAGGCAATTTTAACATTATCAAAAACATATTAGCTTTGTAGTGTCAAGTTGGTACCAACAGTTGTGAATTGAATCAGGCGATCTGTTGATCTGGGCCTTCCCTATAGCTAAACCTTCTCTAAATACAGGGATGTTGGAACTGGGCAAAGGTATAGGAACTGAGCACTGGGTTCTATGGGGGAACTATAACACCTTCATCAGAACATCATGATTAAACACCGTGGGGCGAATAGCCTTGACAAAAATGACTGGGTCTTGTTGAGGAACTGTTAACACTACTAGATTCAATCAGAAGGCATggcatcagggccggaactaggggtaggcagaagaggcagctgcctagggcgcaacgatgggGGGGTGCTAAGCAGGTGTTTACCTCTTATGCCTACCTCACTCCACAATGTTTTGCACCCTGCCGCCTTGACACCCTGCACTCTCCT
The sequence above is a segment of the Xenopus tropicalis strain Nigerian chromosome 7, UCB_Xtro_10.0, whole genome shotgun sequence genome. Coding sequences within it:
- the socs3l gene encoding suppressor of cytokine signaling 3-Like; this encodes MVTLRWSCFHRCPCPSSIFAAMNRQAAQLSYHYKSFCGDYERVETALERLEASGYYWSTLSGTEAKKLLSDQPVGSFLIRDSSDHHHLFTLSLRTSAGITNLRIKLEGPSFYLETVAGAESPHTFPCVVKLVEHYMRLTAAGESDSNLCYIEGNDQPVPLMLTQPLNCKVVSLQYLCKRTVVANMPAEASSSGENMEELPVSKMLRNAFRN